One genomic window of Candidatus Kuenenia stuttgartiensis includes the following:
- a CDS encoding type II toxin-antitoxin system PemK/MazF family toxin gives MRKTSIIKTEKITVIHQSLVRKELGSLSFELMQQVRKILRKTLEIE, from the coding sequence TTGAGGAAGACCTCTATCATTAAAACGGAAAAAATCACAGTAATTCACCAGTCCTTGGTTCGGAAAGAACTCGGTTCCCTCTCCTTTGAATTAATGCAACAAGTTAGAAAAATACTTCGTAAAACGCTGGAAATTGAATAA
- a CDS encoding nucleotidyltransferase family protein, translated as MDKVIFNDNEEKAVLKLKEVLTERFKLLDFRVFGSKARGEALPDSDIDVMIKIDEYSPEIESAIDDLVYELNLSYDCFISVIIFSKKEIEEGPMSESQIYKAIEREGIKV; from the coding sequence ATGGATAAGGTAATATTCAATGACAACGAAGAGAAAGCTGTTTTGAAACTTAAAGAGGTTTTGACGGAAAGATTCAAGCTTCTGGACTTTCGGGTTTTTGGCTCAAAGGCACGTGGCGAAGCCTTGCCTGATTCCGATATCGATGTCATGATAAAAATTGATGAATATTCACCGGAAATTGAGTCGGCAATTGACGATCTTGTATATGAACTAAACCTCAGCTATGACTGTTTTATATCGGTTATCATCTTCAGCAAAAAAGAGATAGAAGAAGGTCCTATGAGTGAGTCACAGATATATAAGGCGATCGAAAGAGAGGGAATTAAGGTTTGA
- a CDS encoding HEPN domain-containing protein, translating to MIPDDKKDALARYRIKQAEESLAEAKFLLVGKQSPRSVINRSYYSMFYAVSALLVYEQYSSSKHSGVLSYFNRRFVTGGIFSENLGRSINKAFELRQRGDYREYFELTYEQVEPYISEAEVFINAVKNYLQKITKPAAEQNEH from the coding sequence TTGATTCCTGATGATAAGAAAGATGCCCTCGCAAGATACAGGATAAAACAGGCAGAAGAAAGCCTTGCGGAGGCGAAGTTTCTCTTGGTAGGCAAGCAGAGTCCCCGCTCTGTGATCAATAGGTCATATTATTCAATGTTTTACGCTGTATCGGCTTTACTTGTGTATGAACAATACTCATCTTCAAAGCACAGTGGTGTTTTGAGTTATTTCAATAGACGTTTTGTAACAGGCGGTATTTTCAGTGAAAATCTCGGACGGTCTATAAACAAGGCATTTGAATTAAGACAGCGAGGAGACTATCGTGAGTATTTTGAATTGACTTATGAACAGGTTGAACCTTATATTTCTGAGGCGGAAGTCTTTATAAATGCGGTGAAAAACTATTTACAGAAAATAACAAAACCCGCTGCTGAACAGAATGAACATTGA
- a CDS encoding KdsC family phosphatase, translating to MKTNSKNNQKHSLVLKNIQLIVYDFDGVMTDNKVIVREDGLESVVVNRSDGLAIEMIKSKGIKQIILSKEKNRVVEMRAKKLGISVIKGINNKKETLISYCKEENIQLNGVVYIGNDINDLEAMKMVGYPICPLDAYEEVREISKIILDVPGGNGVVRDFLKYIKIDCNQGDT from the coding sequence TTGAAAACCAATTCTAAAAATAACCAAAAACATAGTTTGGTTTTAAAAAATATTCAGTTAATAGTATACGATTTTGATGGTGTTATGACAGACAATAAAGTTATCGTACGAGAAGATGGGCTTGAAAGTGTTGTTGTTAATCGGTCTGATGGTCTGGCAATAGAAATGATAAAGAGTAAGGGAATAAAACAAATTATATTGTCAAAAGAAAAAAATAGGGTTGTAGAAATGAGGGCAAAGAAGCTTGGTATTTCGGTCATTAAAGGCATAAACAACAAAAAAGAAACCCTTATTTCTTACTGCAAAGAAGAAAATATTCAACTCAATGGTGTGGTTTACATAGGAAATGATATAAATGACCTTGAGGCTATGAAGATGGTAGGTTATCCCATATGCCCTTTAGATGCATATGAAGAAGTGAGAGAAATATCAAAGATTATTCTTGATGTTCCAGGTGGAAATGGAGTGGTTAGAGATTTCTTAAAATATATAAAGATTGATTGTAATCAAGGGGATACATAA
- a CDS encoding N-acetylneuraminate synthase family protein, which yields MNTNPYVNEEKLPFIIAEIGINHNGSVEIAQKLIDGAVFAGCDAVKFQKRTVEKVYSKEELDKYRESPWGTTNREQKLGLEFGKDEYDEIAMYCKEKGIYWLASAWDLDSQKFLRQYNLKYNKIASALLTYKELLEMVAEEKKYTFISTGMSTMEEIERAVNIFRKRDCPFELMHCNSTYPMKDEDANLRMIQVLRERFNCKVGYSGHEVGLIVSCAAVVFGATSIERHITLDHAMYGSDQSASVEVTGFWKLVKYINAITLAMGDGIKKVTEEEKKVKAKLRKYEWD from the coding sequence ATGAATACAAATCCGTATGTAAATGAAGAAAAGTTGCCATTTATAATTGCTGAAATAGGTATAAACCACAACGGCAGTGTGGAAATAGCCCAAAAGCTAATCGATGGGGCAGTCTTCGCGGGTTGCGATGCCGTAAAATTCCAAAAAAGAACAGTAGAAAAAGTATATTCAAAAGAAGAACTCGATAAATATAGAGAAAGTCCTTGGGGAACTACAAATAGGGAACAAAAACTGGGTCTAGAATTTGGTAAAGATGAATATGATGAAATTGCTATGTATTGCAAGGAAAAGGGAATCTATTGGTTAGCATCAGCTTGGGATTTAGATAGTCAAAAGTTTTTAAGGCAGTACAATCTTAAATATAATAAGATTGCCTCTGCTCTGCTCACGTATAAAGAATTGTTGGAAATGGTTGCAGAAGAAAAAAAATATACGTTCATTTCTACAGGAATGAGCACCATGGAAGAAATAGAACGAGCTGTTAATATATTTAGAAAAAGAGATTGCCCTTTTGAGCTTATGCATTGTAATTCCACCTATCCTATGAAGGACGAAGATGCAAATCTCAGGATGATTCAAGTATTGCGTGAAAGGTTCAACTGTAAAGTTGGATATAGCGGTCATGAAGTAGGATTAATAGTATCCTGCGCTGCTGTAGTCTTCGGGGCAACTTCGATTGAGCGACATATAACACTTGATCACGCCATGTATGGTTCTGATCAGTCAGCCTCTGTTGAGGTAACGGGGTTCTGGAAATTAGTAAAATATATTAATGCGATTACGTTGGCAATGGGAGACGGTATCAAAAAGGTAACCGAAGAAGAAAAAAAAGTTAAGGCTAAACTAAGAAAATATGAATGGGACTGA
- a CDS encoding Gfo/Idh/MocA family protein — protein METKRVAIAGCGNVSGDIDNDAKKRHIYGHVKAIGMVKKLKLTACCDINEGRLTAFAQKWKISRSYLDLQEMLRKEPIDILVIATPTKTHYENVLLALSSDVKVIFCEKPIAFDLSQGVELVKKAEESGKLLVVNYMRRWDEFYAECKNLVESGKLGRIETIVAYVDTAFYMNSNHMLDMLIYFGGDVLSCVGHIDRINNTRVVHDEKDFGGIAFIKHKNGIISFVKATGESQRNHFFELDIQCTKGRLRILDDDMRYEVYKFRESPQHKGLDELAIDYTKVNDIKSERVVNAYLDILDCIENKKEPKITAKEALKSLELINLIYKSNSIGHLPVNSSL, from the coding sequence ATGGAGACAAAACGTGTAGCGATTGCTGGTTGCGGCAATGTTTCGGGTGACATCGACAATGATGCTAAGAAGAGGCATATTTATGGCCATGTAAAGGCAATCGGAATGGTAAAAAAACTTAAGCTCACGGCCTGTTGCGATATAAACGAAGGCCGGTTAACAGCATTTGCCCAGAAGTGGAAAATTTCACGTTCTTATCTGGATTTGCAAGAGATGCTGCGCAAAGAACCAATCGATATTCTCGTTATAGCAACTCCAACAAAAACTCATTATGAAAATGTCCTCTTGGCTTTGTCGAGCGATGTTAAGGTGATATTTTGTGAGAAACCAATTGCATTCGATCTCTCGCAAGGTGTTGAACTGGTGAAGAAAGCGGAAGAATCTGGGAAATTGCTGGTTGTTAATTACATGCGGAGATGGGATGAATTTTATGCCGAATGTAAGAACTTGGTAGAAAGCGGGAAACTGGGGAGGATCGAGACAATCGTTGCTTATGTAGATACTGCTTTTTATATGAATTCAAACCATATGCTGGATATGCTCATTTATTTTGGTGGCGATGTCCTTTCATGTGTGGGGCATATTGACAGGATTAATAATACCAGAGTTGTTCATGATGAAAAAGATTTTGGAGGCATTGCTTTTATCAAACACAAAAATGGTATTATCAGCTTTGTAAAAGCTACCGGCGAGTCACAGAGAAACCATTTTTTCGAACTTGATATTCAATGTACAAAGGGGAGGCTTAGGATATTGGATGATGATATGAGATATGAGGTGTATAAGTTCAGGGAGAGTCCTCAGCATAAAGGGTTGGATGAACTGGCCATTGACTATACCAAAGTTAATGATATTAAAAGTGAGCGGGTAGTTAATGCCTATCTCGATATCCTGGATTGTATCGAAAACAAAAAGGAACCTAAAATTACTGCTAAAGAAGCACTGAAATCATTGGAGTTGATTAATTTAATCTATAAATCAAATTCTATAGGTCATTTACCAGTAAATTCATCGCTATAA
- a CDS encoding DegT/DnrJ/EryC1/StrS family aminotransferase, with amino-acid sequence MKNNRLAIHGGKPLRTREFRSKPFITKEMIDGVKSLMREGRLTRFIGSPVPGTHEIIGLKSSEVEGLTNSVSFLGGASVRKLESKWSGLHKVDYSISVNSATSGLTAAIMALNIGPGDEVMCSPFSFTASATSIVLANAIPVFADIDLDTFCLSPEAVEKSITQSTKAIMPIHWNGNAGNLGAIISIAKRKGLKVIEDAAQTPGILYKGKFLGTYGDAGVFSLNEPKNVMTGEGGIIVTNSKEIAIKCRLIRNHGEAVVNENSPDDLVANAIGYNFRLVELLAEIGVAQLDHLNNLNKIREENYTYLVKKLISEFGEYLKPQKITHPKSYSPYTAGFRWMSKKSKIHRNIVADVLRAEGIPVASGVARLMSDNPLFQRQLAYGKDHCPFSCHLYKRRGKYSIPDMPNARRLQDEEYLGFFQVGWPNTIKDMNDIVKGFRKIMANKDSLSRMPVLSKANIFTSGR; translated from the coding sequence ATGAAAAATAATAGATTAGCTATTCATGGAGGAAAGCCGCTCAGAACAAGAGAGTTCAGGTCAAAACCCTTTATTACAAAGGAAATGATAGATGGTGTCAAATCCTTAATGCGTGAAGGTAGACTGACAAGGTTTATTGGCTCTCCTGTACCGGGCACCCATGAAATTATCGGGCTTAAAAGCTCTGAAGTAGAGGGTCTTACCAATAGCGTTTCTTTTCTTGGTGGGGCAAGCGTGAGAAAACTTGAGAGTAAATGGTCGGGATTGCATAAGGTAGATTATTCTATATCAGTAAACTCGGCGACATCAGGGCTGACAGCAGCAATTATGGCCCTTAATATAGGGCCTGGAGATGAAGTTATGTGTTCTCCATTTTCATTTACAGCCTCAGCGACTTCGATTGTTCTTGCCAATGCAATTCCTGTGTTTGCTGATATTGATTTAGATACGTTCTGCCTGTCTCCTGAGGCTGTTGAAAAGAGTATCACACAATCTACTAAGGCAATTATGCCCATCCATTGGAATGGTAATGCCGGGAATCTGGGTGCAATAATATCGATAGCAAAGAGAAAAGGGCTCAAGGTAATCGAAGACGCAGCACAGACACCTGGCATATTATATAAGGGCAAATTTCTTGGTACTTACGGTGATGCCGGAGTTTTCTCGCTCAATGAACCAAAGAATGTAATGACAGGCGAAGGAGGAATAATTGTTACCAATAGCAAAGAAATAGCTATAAAATGCAGGCTCATTAGAAATCACGGTGAGGCTGTTGTTAATGAAAACTCACCGGATGATCTGGTAGCCAATGCAATCGGCTACAATTTCAGGTTGGTCGAATTATTAGCTGAAATAGGCGTTGCACAGTTAGATCATCTTAATAATTTGAATAAGATAAGAGAAGAAAATTATACCTATCTGGTCAAAAAGCTCATATCAGAATTCGGTGAATATCTCAAGCCTCAAAAAATTACTCATCCGAAGTCTTATTCACCTTATACTGCGGGTTTCCGCTGGATGAGTAAAAAATCAAAAATACACAGGAATATAGTGGCGGATGTCCTTCGCGCAGAAGGAATACCGGTTGCAAGTGGAGTAGCAAGGCTCATGTCTGATAACCCGTTGTTCCAGCGGCAGCTAGCATATGGAAAAGACCATTGTCCTTTTTCGTGCCATTTGTATAAGAGAAGAGGAAAATATTCCATCCCTGACATGCCGAATGCAAGAAGACTGCAGGATGAAGAATATTTAGGTTTTTTCCAGGTAGGATGGCCAAATACGATTAAAGATATGAATGATATTGTTAAGGGATTTAGAAAGATTATGGCAAATAAAGACTCTTTATCCCGAATGCCTGTTTTATCAAAGGCGAATATATTTACATCTGGGAGATAG
- a CDS encoding cytidylyltransferase domain-containing protein, translating into MKNEVLVVIPARGGSVRVPKKNIKMLNGKPLIAYVIEASRNARTVSRIIVSTDDAEIKNVTTNLGAEVPFKRPADISEDVPTEDVIIHAVKWLNENERYFPDIVVTLEPPSPFRKSEHIDRCVNSIIADKTIDSAVTVYYAGANRPEWMVYVDKDNLIRPYTDYFKKQGEALLRFPASQEFEKLYQVSGVVIACRTEVLFKSKSLVGKKCAAVEIDRNETFDLNYQEDFEICEILMKKRFQ; encoded by the coding sequence ATGAAGAATGAGGTCTTGGTTGTAATCCCCGCCCGTGGAGGGTCGGTTCGTGTTCCGAAGAAAAACATAAAAATGCTTAACGGCAAACCATTAATTGCCTACGTTATCGAGGCTTCCAGAAATGCAAGGACTGTTAGCCGTATAATTGTTTCAACGGATGATGCTGAGATTAAAAATGTCACAACTAATCTTGGGGCAGAGGTTCCTTTTAAAAGACCGGCAGATATCTCTGAAGATGTCCCTACAGAAGATGTGATTATACACGCTGTCAAGTGGCTTAATGAGAATGAGCGTTATTTTCCGGATATAGTTGTGACTCTGGAACCGCCATCACCTTTCAGAAAATCCGAACATATAGACAGATGCGTTAACAGTATCATTGCTGATAAAACAATTGACTCAGCCGTTACAGTCTATTATGCCGGGGCAAACAGGCCTGAATGGATGGTATACGTGGATAAGGATAATTTAATCAGGCCATATACTGATTATTTTAAAAAACAGGGCGAGGCATTATTAAGATTTCCTGCCAGCCAGGAATTTGAAAAATTATATCAGGTTAGTGGTGTGGTTATCGCCTGCAGGACTGAGGTTCTCTTTAAATCCAAGAGTCTGGTTGGTAAAAAATGTGCCGCTGTTGAAATTGATCGAAATGAGACATTTGACCTGAACTACCAAGAAGATTTTGAGATATGCGAGATATTAATGAAAAAACGTTTTCAATAA
- a CDS encoding class I SAM-dependent methyltransferase: MPNYLETNYFEDEYAQDRYPQKLCNFLTECYFKTGDSGKILLDIGSGKGNYLVGFSRNGMIVKGLDKRRECIRILPDFDICECDLGKDPFPFEDNYFDFVFSKSVLEHVYNTENIVKETYRVLKPGGITVQLTPDWATDFKYFWDDPTHVKPFTRKGLRQAFILGDFIEVECKEFYQIPFLWRHPGLVFITRIISLLPNSLKWKDKEERIQNVLIRHSKERMLLLSAQKPSQR, encoded by the coding sequence TTGCCTAATTATCTTGAAACCAATTACTTTGAAGATGAATATGCTCAGGACAGGTATCCGCAGAAATTGTGCAATTTTTTGACCGAGTGTTACTTTAAAACGGGAGATTCTGGCAAGATTCTGCTGGACATAGGATCTGGGAAGGGCAACTATCTTGTTGGTTTTTCAAGAAATGGTATGATTGTAAAGGGTTTGGATAAGAGAAGAGAATGTATAAGGATATTACCAGATTTTGATATCTGTGAATGTGACTTGGGAAAAGACCCATTCCCATTTGAAGATAATTATTTTGATTTTGTTTTCTCTAAATCTGTACTGGAGCATGTATATAATACTGAAAATATAGTCAAAGAGACTTATCGAGTGTTAAAACCTGGGGGTATTACGGTACAGTTAACACCTGACTGGGCTACGGATTTTAAATACTTCTGGGATGACCCTACCCATGTAAAACCTTTTACCAGAAAAGGTCTCAGACAGGCCTTTATACTCGGTGACTTTATAGAGGTCGAATGCAAGGAATTTTACCAAATTCCTTTTTTATGGAGACATCCGGGTCTTGTTTTTATTACACGAATTATATCTTTACTGCCGAATTCTCTTAAGTGGAAAGATAAAGAAGAAAGAATTCAAAATGTTCTTATTCGTCACTCTAAAGAGCGTATGCTTCTTTTGAGTGCACAAAAGCCATCTCAGCGATGA
- a CDS encoding sugar phosphate isomerase/epimerase family protein: protein MKNSVGIMQGRLSPPVDGRIQAFPWDCWEREFFQAKEIGLDLIDWIVEADRLHENPILTNQGSKTIKTLMSKTGIRIGAVCADYFMDCPLLRCSPSELKERLEVLDLLIVRLNNLNIKYLEIPFVDNSAIKDAAELEQIKQVIKPTLEKAYQLGVTFAFETSLPDETFKAFLLSLNHPAARANYDTGNSASLGYNPKEELEAYGKLVVTVHIKDRILNGGTVPLGQGNTDFATCFLTLRAKKYAGPFILQVARSGDEIESAKGNLAFVRKYLNE, encoded by the coding sequence ATGAAAAATTCCGTGGGAATCATGCAGGGGAGATTATCCCCTCCAGTTGATGGGAGGATACAGGCGTTCCCTTGGGATTGCTGGGAACGGGAATTTTTTCAGGCTAAAGAAATTGGCTTAGATCTGATAGACTGGATTGTAGAAGCAGATAGACTTCATGAAAATCCAATTTTGACTAATCAGGGTAGTAAGACAATAAAGACACTTATGTCAAAGACCGGAATTCGCATTGGTGCAGTATGTGCTGATTATTTTATGGATTGCCCACTCCTGAGATGTTCTCCTTCTGAACTGAAAGAACGTTTGGAAGTACTTGATTTATTAATTGTTCGTTTAAATAACCTTAATATTAAATATCTAGAAATACCATTTGTGGATAATTCCGCGATTAAAGATGCTGCAGAATTAGAGCAGATAAAGCAGGTTATCAAACCGACCCTTGAGAAGGCTTACCAACTCGGGGTAACTTTTGCATTTGAAACCTCACTTCCAGATGAAACATTTAAGGCCTTTTTGCTAAGTCTTAATCATCCTGCAGCAAGGGCAAATTACGATACAGGCAATAGTGCTTCCCTCGGCTATAACCCGAAGGAGGAATTAGAGGCTTACGGTAAGCTGGTAGTTACAGTTCACATAAAAGACCGAATATTAAATGGAGGAACAGTGCCTTTGGGTCAGGGTAATACTGATTTTGCCACATGTTTTTTGACGCTAAGAGCTAAAAAATATGCCGGGCCTTTTATACTCCAGGTAGCAAGATCTGGTGATGAGATCGAATCAGCCAAGGGAAATCTGGCGTTTGTAAGAAAGTATTTGAATGAGTGA